Genomic DNA from Marinitoga sp. 1197:
GTCGGTTATAGATTATGGTTAGATAAAGAGAATTACGAAAAAGATCCTATTGGCGAGATGGAAAGGATTTACGTAAAGTTTGAAAAAGAATCAGAAAAAAACCCAGAATTGCTTGAAGAAGCAAGATTAGAATTAAAAAAATTACAGGATGGTGAGCCTGAGAACAGAAAATTGTGGCAGGAATTTATAGATTTATCATTAAAAGAGTACAATAAAATATACAAAAGAATGGATATAGAATTTGATACATATTATGGTGAATCTCATTATCATGAAATTATGCCAGAAATAGTTAAGATGCTTCTTGAAAAAGGTATAGCAACATATAGCGAGGGTGCTGTTGTTGTATTTTTTGATGAAAAAGAAAATCTTCCACCTGCAATAATACAAAAGAAAGATGGAGCATTTTTATATGCAACATCGGATTTAGCCTGTATAAAATTTAGAAGAGAAACGTATAAACCAAATAGAATACTATATGTTACCGATGAAAGGCAACAAACACATTTTAAACAGGTATTTAATATCGCAAAAAAATTGGGATGGGATGATAATTATCAACATATATGGTTTGGATTAATGAGATTTGCAGATGGGGTATTTTCTACAAGAAAAGGTAATGTTATAAAATTGCAAGAATTGCTTGATAAAGCAGTGGAAAAAGCAAAAAAAATAGTTGAAGAAAAAAATCCAAATTTAACAGATGAAGAAAAAAATGAAATAGCAGAGGCAATAGGTATAGGAGCTGTAAAGTATTCAGATTTAAGTCAGAACAGAATAAGTCATATAATATTTGACTGGGATAAAATGTTATCTTTTGAGGGAAATACAGCACCATATTTATTATATACATATGCAAGAATACAGTCATTAAAAAGAAAAGCAAGCGAAAAAGGATATAAAATTGAAAACTCTAAATTGATTATAAATGAAAAAATAGAGAGAAAATTAGGTCTATTATTAACTCAATTACCTGTAATAACAATGAGAGCAGCAGAAGATTACAAGCCAAATTTAATAGCTGATTACTTATTTGAATTAGCGCAAACGTATAATTCTTTCTATAATAATTTACCTGTTTTAAAAGAAAAAGAGGATATATTAAAATCAAGATTGTTGTTATCTCATCTGGCCGGAGAAGTATTGAAAAAAGGATTGGATTTATTGGGGATAAGAGTTGTAGACAAGATGTGAGGTGAAAGAATGATTTATTCTGTTGCATTTTCTTTATTATTATCAGGATTAGCAGCATATTATCTTAAAACAAATATATTTTTGATGATTTTAGCGATAATTTTTGGATTAATTACAGCATTTTTCTCTTTTAAGTCAAAAAAGTACGATAAACTCACAATAACCTTTTTATTTATAGGCGTTTTGTTATCAGTGTTTGGCTTTATAAAAAAATTAGACATTAATTTGTTTGTTGTCATGGTCTTATTATCTACAATGTTTTCATCCTTATATAATTATAAAAAAAATAGATTATATATAACTTTGTCCTGGATATTAAATGCAATTGCAATTGGAACATATATCTATATAAATGTTTCAGCTACTTCTGCAATAATTGTAGGAATTTTAATTTTTCTATCAGGTTTAAGAGATATAATACCTAAAAAACATGAGGTTGATGAAATTGAAAAGGATAATATTTAGATTATTTAAATCCAATAGATATTCAATTGTTTCTTTAATAGGCGCTATTGAAAAGGAAAATATAGATATAGAAATAATGTTAGAGAAAAATTTTAGTAGAATACTTGAATATTCACCAGAGGAAACTTTAATTGCATATTCATTTATGAGTTTTGACATATTTGATGTTGAGAAAGAAATACCGATACTAAAAGAAAAAGGATATAAAGTAATTGCAGGTGGTCCACACCCAAGTGCAATGCCAGAACAAACATTAAAAATAGGATTTGATCATGTTTTTGTAGGTGAAGGTGAAAAAACCTTCACTAATTTTTTGAAAATTGGGACAGACAAAAAAATAATCGTATCAGATGAATTTGTGGACTTAAATTATTATCCTCCATTTGCCATAAAAAATAAACATTTTATGCCTATTGAAATAACTCGTGGATGTCCGTTTTTATGTGGTTATTGTCAAACACCTAATTTATTTGGAAGAAAAGTAAGACATAGAGATATAGAAATAATAATTGAATATACCAAAGAAGCCATAAAAAATAATAGAAAAATTGCAAGGTTTATAACTCCTAATTCATTTGGCTATGGCTCAAAAAATGGTGTTATACCAAATGTGAATAAAATCGAAGAATTGCTATATAGCTTGAAAAAAGTGGGGATTGAAGAAATATATTTAGGTTCCTTTCCCTCGGATGTAAGACCAGAATCAGTTACACCGGAAATTTTGAAAGTGATAAAAAAATATGTAAATAATAAAATGATTATAGTTGGAGCACAAAGCGGAAGTGAAAAAATATTAGATAGAATAAAACGAGGGCATAATTTGGAAAAAGTTGAAAAAGCGATTTCTCTTATTTATGAAAATGGATTTATTCCATATGTTGATTTTATTTTTGGATTTCCGTTTGAAACTGATGAAGATATAAAAATAACCTTTGAGTTTATGGATAAAATAATTAGAAAATATAATGCAGTTATCCATTCACATACATTTATGCCATTGCCTGGAACTCCTTTATTCAGTGCTGGCCCTGGAGAATTGAATAAAAAATATTATAAAAAATTGGGTGATTTATCAAGAAATGAAAAATTGGCTGGATACTGGCATAAGCAAGAATATTTATCTAAAAAATTATATAATCATTTTTTTGGAGGTTGATATAATGAGAAAAATAATTGTTATTTTATTGATGTTGTTTCCTTTATTTGTTTTTTCTGATATTATTGAACAAAAAGAAATAGATTTAAATGGAGATTCAATTAATGAAAAGATTGTTTTAGAAGGAATTCACGTGAGTTCAGTATATATAGATAATTTAAAATTATCTATAATTGGAAAAGAATCAACAACAGTAAATTTAGATTTTGGAGTATATGAGCCTGATATATCGTTTTATGATTTTGATGGAGATGGAAAATTAGATGTTTTTTTAAAAGGATATTCAGGAGGAAGTGGAAATTATATATACTATTATATATATTCTTATGAAAAAGGGGAATTATTAAGTTCAAAACAAAGTTTAATAGATTTACAGGCAGAATTTATGGATAATTTCAAAGCTTTAATAAAATATAAAAATTATTATACGTATATAGATCTATCAGACAGAAAAAAACAGTATATAAAAATGAAAGCGTATAATGAATATGGTCAATTTATTGGGGATTACAAAAGTTTATTTTTGGGTGGAATTGCCGAATTAAAACCTGTTGATTTTGAACATGATGGTATATATGAACTTAAAGGAACTATAAGTTTGTCAGGATTGTTTCATGCAGATAGGATAGGGTATATCTATTTTATTTATTCCATAAGGGAAAAACAAATGAAGTGGTTAGAAATATCAAAAGTTATTTATGTAAAATAAAACATATTTTAATATTTGTAGCAAAAAATTTTCTTGATTTATAATATCTCTTATGTTATAATATGTTTCAGAGTTCGTTCCGGCGTAGCTCAACGGTAGAGCGGGTGGCTGTTAACCACTAGGCTGGGGGTTCGAATCCCTCCGCCGGAGCCATCATTAAAAACCCTTTAGGGGTTAGCAGAACGTCCAGTTATTATACTGGACGTTTTTTCTTTAGTAAAAACCGTATTAATTCTATAAAAAAGAAGAGGAATCTATATAAATTTATGTTATAATAAGAATGAAAAATAAATCTGGAGATGATTACAATGAAAAAACTACAAATAGATGCACAAGATTATAAAAAACTAATAATAGAAAATTATATAATAGAAAAGATTTAAAATAAAAAAGTTTTAATCCAATACTTGCGTAAGCGTGAATATTTGCGTAAGCGTGAATATTTGCGAAGCAAAT
This window encodes:
- the argS gene encoding arginine--tRNA ligase — its product is MKLIEKMLEELLIESVKKVYPEIEIKSPVVQKTANENFGDFQTNYAMINAKTLKKSPRSIAQEIVDNIPENNIIEKVEIAGPGFINFYIRNEFLTGYLLKIENEKPDFSFIKDKGTVVIDYSSPNIAKPMHIGHLRSTVIGDSIKRIYKYLGYNVVGDNHLGDWGTQFGKLIVGYRLWLDKENYEKDPIGEMERIYVKFEKESEKNPELLEEARLELKKLQDGEPENRKLWQEFIDLSLKEYNKIYKRMDIEFDTYYGESHYHEIMPEIVKMLLEKGIATYSEGAVVVFFDEKENLPPAIIQKKDGAFLYATSDLACIKFRRETYKPNRILYVTDERQQTHFKQVFNIAKKLGWDDNYQHIWFGLMRFADGVFSTRKGNVIKLQELLDKAVEKAKKIVEEKNPNLTDEEKNEIAEAIGIGAVKYSDLSQNRISHIIFDWDKMLSFEGNTAPYLLYTYARIQSLKRKASEKGYKIENSKLIINEKIERKLGLLLTQLPVITMRAAEDYKPNLIADYLFELAQTYNSFYNNLPVLKEKEDILKSRLLLSHLAGEVLKKGLDLLGIRVVDKM
- a CDS encoding TIGR04013 family B12-binding domain/radical SAM domain-containing protein — encoded protein: MKLKRIIFRLFKSNRYSIVSLIGAIEKENIDIEIMLEKNFSRILEYSPEETLIAYSFMSFDIFDVEKEIPILKEKGYKVIAGGPHPSAMPEQTLKIGFDHVFVGEGEKTFTNFLKIGTDKKIIVSDEFVDLNYYPPFAIKNKHFMPIEITRGCPFLCGYCQTPNLFGRKVRHRDIEIIIEYTKEAIKNNRKIARFITPNSFGYGSKNGVIPNVNKIEELLYSLKKVGIEEIYLGSFPSDVRPESVTPEILKVIKKYVNNKMIIVGAQSGSEKILDRIKRGHNLEKVEKAISLIYENGFIPYVDFIFGFPFETDEDIKITFEFMDKIIRKYNAVIHSHTFMPLPGTPLFSAGPGELNKKYYKKLGDLSRNEKLAGYWHKQEYLSKKLYNHFFGG